TATAACTCAGTGTTTTCCACTGATCCGCCGTAAGGTTTGCTTTTTGTTTGAATTTTGATGCGACATAACGGGCCAGGGTCAGGTCAATATTATCTCCGCCTAAAATGAGGTGATCCCCGACAGCCACCCGCTCAAACCGTGGACTGCCCTCAGCCTCTTTCAATGAGATTAAGGTAAAGTCAGTAGTCCCCCCGCCCACATCACAAACAAGAATCAGATCATCCGCTTTGACATGGGACTGCCAGTCATGCTCATGGCGCGTCACCCAAGCATAAAATGCGGCAAGCGGCTCTTCGAGCAGGGTGATGTTTTTGCTGAATCCTGCATCTCTTGCGGCCTTTAGCGTATATTCACGGGCTGCTTCATCAAATGACGCCGGAACGGTGATGACGGCGAATTGATTTTCAAGAAACAGGTCTTCGTCTTTAACAAAGTGATTCCATGCCTTTCGAATATGCCTTAAATATTCACTGGTCGCCTTGACCGGGGATATTTTATCCACATTCTGGGACCCCCAGGGCAGAATCGGGGCTTCACGGTCAGCCCTGGAATGACACAGCCAGCTTTTGGCGGATGACACCAGCCGGGATGGAATCTGAGCGCCATGCTCTCTTGCAAACACACCGGCAAACAGATCGCTTTCCTTTTTCCAGGGATGCCTTAATGCCTCTTTGGCAACATCGTACTCTCCGGGAATATATAAAAAAGAGGGCAGTACAGGGACAGGCGAAAACTCACCCGGTCCGGTTAATTGAGGCACCTTGAAAACTTTTATGGCATTGCCGATGCCACCACCGGCTTTATTGGTGTCTATGCTCGTCAGATCCGCGTATGATACCGCTGAATTGGTCGTTCCCAGGTCGATGCCTACCACATACCGTTTATCTTGAAAATCCACTATACTCTCCTACCCGCCACTACACCTTGGGCCTTACATTCAACTCCAAGCGCCATTTTCTATCATCATCCCGTGCACAGGCCCAAAATTCAAGGGTGCCGATCTCGGTCACCTTCACTTCAAACGTAACAGGTATAAACCCTTCATCCGTTCCTTCAAGTTCAGTTTCAATGGAGGTTAAGTCTGTAATCCCCTCATCCTCCCAATTATCGATCACATCACCGAGCTGATCATCGGGCCGGTTGGGAGAACTCATGATATCAAAGGTGACTTTTTCACCCACCACCAAATTAAACAAGCGGTCCTTGCTTTCTGCCTGGCTGCCGTCTTCCATGCCGAAGGGAGCAATGCAAAGCGCTCTGGTGGGCATGGCAAGCCCTGGAATGGCCGGCATGGCAGCTTCAATGGCCATGTAGTAGGACATCCCGAGGCCACCGCGGATTTTGATGCCCTCTCCACGTGCGGCCTGACCATAATATGAGGCGCCCCAGGCTACGGAAAGATCAAAATCAACCGCATTGATCTGCCGGATTTCACCACTACCGGCTGTCGTGTGCCACTGATTGAGCACATCCAGAATCCGCGCTCTGATCATAGGGGATTTCATGACCCCACCGTTAAATACAACGGCAGTGGGCAGTCTCGGATTTCCCTGGTCATTGGTATGGGAAGATATGAATTGGGCCAAATGCCGGGTAATACCTGGATCAGATTCATATAAAAGCCCAAACTCTTTCATACCGGCGGCGCTGCTTTTAGCCGGCGTGTCATCCAAATTGCATTTCGGAAAAAAACCATCCAGCACAACCTGCTGTATCTCCTCAAGCTTCAAGCTCACCTTGATCGTGCCGGCAATCAGGCCGGAGCCTCTTCCCAAAACCGTTACAGGATATTCATCAGGACCGTCGGATGAAAACAAGCTCTCTTTGGCTTTTCTGCAGGAGTGAACAAGTCCTCTCATCTGCCAGTCATCCAATTTCTGTTTCTTTTCCCGCAACTGGGCGGCAAGAAAGTAGGAAAGCGTTAAATCCAGGTTGTCGCCTCCGACAAGCAGATGATTACCCACAGCCACACGTTCAAGACTTAGAAGACCGTCCTCATCCTCGTCCACCTCAATAAGGCTGAAATCGCTGGTACCGCCGCCGATATCACAGACCAGGACCAGATCGCCTTTTTCCACTTGATCTCTCCAGTCATCACCGGCTTTGTCAATCCAGGCATAAAAGGCGGATTGAGGCTCTTCGATAAGCACAATGTCGTTCAAACCGGCCAGTTGCGCAGCCTTCACCGTCAGTTCCCGGGCAACGGCATCAAATGAGGCCGGAACCGTCAGGTAGATGGATTGATTTTCAAGGCAGAGATCCGGATCATCCTCCCCCATTTCATGGTTCCAGGCATTTTTTATATGCCTGAGCAGCGCACAGGAGGCCTGGACCGGAGACAGTTTCTCGATATCTTTTGTGGTATTCCAAGGAAGAATGGGGGTTTCGCGATCCACCGCCGCATTGCACAGCCACGACTTTGCCGAAAAGATCAGTTTATGGGGCACTTCAGCACCGCGTTCTCTGGCAAATTCACCGGCGACAGTCAAGGCATCTTCTTCTTGCC
This window of the uncultured Desulfobacter sp. genome carries:
- a CDS encoding Hsp70 family protein, encoding MKEGRYIVGIDLGTTNCVVAYSDMEAERAPREMAKINIFRVPQLTGPGVVELRDSLPSFLYVKEGHENDSDSLVLPWQEEDALTVAGEFARERGAEVPHKLIFSAKSWLCNAAVDRETPILPWNTTKDIEKLSPVQASCALLRHIKNAWNHEMGEDDPDLCLENQSIYLTVPASFDAVARELTVKAAQLAGLNDIVLIEEPQSAFYAWIDKAGDDWRDQVEKGDLVLVCDIGGGTSDFSLIEVDEDEDGLLSLERVAVGNHLLVGGDNLDLTLSYFLAAQLREKKQKLDDWQMRGLVHSCRKAKESLFSSDGPDEYPVTVLGRGSGLIAGTIKVSLKLEEIQQVVLDGFFPKCNLDDTPAKSSAAGMKEFGLLYESDPGITRHLAQFISSHTNDQGNPRLPTAVVFNGGVMKSPMIRARILDVLNQWHTTAGSGEIRQINAVDFDLSVAWGASYYGQAARGEGIKIRGGLGMSYYMAIEAAMPAIPGLAMPTRALCIAPFGMEDGSQAESKDRLFNLVVGEKVTFDIMSSPNRPDDQLGDVIDNWEDEGITDLTSIETELEGTDEGFIPVTFEVKVTEIGTLEFWACARDDDRKWRLELNVRPKV